tttatctTGATGAATTTGGTTtagtaaatttatttttcattacttttgctatgtaaatatttattattatttgaatgaaatgcttgttgattttgtaaatatttatatgccAATTTGTTAactgatttttcattttgataaatattatttttgtaaatattccagtatttttgtaaaataagctttcataaataatattaatattttttttattaatttttatctTTATGAATTTGGTTtagtaaatttatttttcataacaGAATATGACACTTTTgctatgtaaatatttttattattattattatttgaatgAAATGCTTGTagattttgtaaacattttatgcaaatttgtttatattttgtaaactgatttttcattttgataatatacttttgctatgtaaatattatttttgtatatatgtttatattttcgAATGCATTTTTGATAAACAGATACTTtggatatttttatatcaattatcattatatttttgcATATGATTTTGAATGCATACTTTTGagatgtaaatatttcttttgatctTTGTTTagttaatatatttttcattacttttgctatgtaaatatttattattatttgatttatatgcaaatttgtttatattttgttaactgatttttcattttgataaataatatttttgtaaatattccagtatttgtgtaaaataatattaatattttttattaatttttatctTTATGAATTTGGTTtagtaaatttatttttcataacaGAATATgctatgtaaatatttttattattattattatttgaatgaaatgcttgtaaatatttatattttgtaaactgatttttcattttgataatatacttttgctatgtaaatattatttttgtatatatgtttatattttcgAATGCATTTTTGatatgtaaatgataatatttgtaatttttcattttgataaataatatttttgcatATGATTTTGAATGCATACTTTtgagatgtaaatattttttatattaatattaattaccattatatttgtagtaattttgttttttgataaaCGTAAATTTTGatcagattttgatattttgatacaatatGTCTGAAGAAAAGgatttgaaatgttttgtatatattgtatatagaataaatgttaaacaaaacacaattcTTGGTGGTTTTTTAAATTAGTCGGAATATTGTGATCGAACTTTAAGCGGACCAAATGaacaactttttcatttaataaGAAAGTCTGAATGCTTAAAAAATATGGTCCATCAATTTCAATCACAATTTACCGACTTTACTTTCACTTCCTGACACAATGACATATCACAATGACTACGTGTGCCAGCTTGCAACAATGACTATGTGGAAATTTATGGAGTCACATTAAATTCACAATATCCCAGGTCGGAAAACTGTGATCCACATTTATGGACCATTTCCGACTTGTCATCTGGGTGAAACAAGTTATGGATAAAACCATCACGTTACGATGGCTTATCGAATTTGCCAGCATGCAACAATGACTATGTGGAAATCGTACCTGATATATTACCACAGACGGACGtctcatgaaattcacaatatCCCAGGTCGGAAAACTGTGATCCAAATTTATGGACCATTTCCGACTTGTCATCTGGGTGAAACAATTTATGGATAAAACCATCACGTTACGATGGCTTATCGAATTTGCCAGCATGCAACAATGACTATGTGGAAATCGTACCTGATATATTACCACAGACGGACGtctcatgaaattcacaatgtCCCAGGTCGGAAAACTGTGATCCAAATTTATGGACCATTTTCGACTTGTCATCTGGGTGAAACAATTTATGGATAAAACCATCACGTTACGATGGCTTATCGAATTTGCCAGCATGCAACAATGACTATGTGGAAATCGTACCTGATATATTACCACAGACGGACGtctcatgaaattcacaatgtCCCAGGTCGGAAAACTGTGATCCAAATTTATGGACCATTTTCGACTTGTCATCTGGGTGAAACAATTTATGGATAAAACCATCACGTTACGATGGCTTATCGAATTTGCCAGCATGCAACAATGACTATGTGGAAATCGTACCTGATATATTACCACAGACGGACGtctcatgaaattcacaatgtCCCAGGTCGGAAAACTGTGATCCAAATTTATGGACCATTTTCGACTTGTCATCTGGGTGAAACAAGTTATGGATAAAACCATCACGTTACGATGGCTTATCGAATTTGCCAGCATGCAACAATGACTATGTGGAAATCGTACCTGATATATTACCACAGACGGACGtctcatgaaattcacaatgtCCCAGGTCGGAAAACTGTGATCCAAATTTATGGACCATTTCGACTTGTCATCTGGGTGAAACAAGTTATGGATAAAACCATCACGTTACGATGGCTTATCGAATTTGCCAGCATGCAACAATGACTATGTGGAAATCGTACCTGATATATTACCACAGACGGACGtctcatgaaattcacaatgtCCCAGGTCGGAAAACTGTGATCCAAATTTATGGACCATTTCCGACTTGTCATCTGGGTGAAACAATTTATGGATAAAACCATCACGTTACGATGGCTTATCGAATTTGCCAGCATGCAACAATGACTATGTGGAAATATTACCTTGATATATTACCACAGACGGACGtctcatgaaattcacaatgtCCCAGGTCGGAAAACTGTGATCCAAATTTATGGACCATTTCCGACTTGTCATCTGGGTGAAACAAGTTATGGATAAAACCATCACGTTACGATGGCTTATCGAATTTGCCAGCATGCAACAATGACTATGTGGAAATCGTACCTGATATATTACCACAGACGGACGtctcatgaaattcacaatgtCCCAGGTCGGAAAACTGTGATCCAAATTAATGGACCATTTTCGACTTGTCATCTGGGTGAAACAATTTATGGATAAAACCATCACGTTACGATGGCTTATCGAATTTGCCAGCATGCAACAATGACTATGTGGAAATCGTACGTGATATATTACCACAGACGGACGtctcatgaaattcacaatgtCCCAGGTCGGAAAACTGTGATCCAAATTTATGGACCATTTTCGACCTGTCATCTGGGTGAAACGAGTTATGGATAAAACCATCACGTTACGATGGCTTATCGAATTTGCCAGCATGCAACAATGACTATGTGGAAATCGTACCTGATATATTACCACAGACGGACGtctcatgaaattcacaatgtCCCAGGTCGGAAAACTGTGATCCAAATTTATGGACCATTTTCGACTTGTCATCTGGGTGAAACAAGTTATGGATAAAACCATCACGTTACGATGGCTTATCGAATTTGCCAGCATGCAACAATGACTATGTGGAAATCGTACGTGATATATTACCACAGACGGGTGtctcatgaaattcacaatgaTGGTCAGGCAGTTTTGATCCAAAAATATAGTAGACggtatatttatgttaataCTTACGACGGCCAAACTGGTGAATTATATGAGTTAGGTCGGAAAATTTGGATCCATTTTTATGGACCAAACTGGTGAATTCGTTTTTGATATGAGTCAGgtcattcaaatatttaattctAGGCGATATGTTTATAAGCCATCAACTTATTTTCTACTTTGCCAGCATGACTACTTTTATTACACGAGGTCGGGAAACTGTGATCCGAATTTATGGACCAATTTTGACTGATCCGCCAACGAACAATCGCATCGACCACTACTCTCTCTCTATTACAAAAAAAACCGATTAAttatggtttttgtttttgatatgaGAGTTAGGTCGGAAATTTTGGATCCATTTTTATGAACCAAACTGGTGAATTAGTTTTTGATACGAGTCAGGTCGGAAATTTTGGATCCATTTTTATGGACCAAACTGGTGAATTCGTTTTTGAGATGAGTCAGGTCGGAAATTTTGGATCCATTTTTATGGACCAAACTGGTGAATTCGTTTTTGAGATGAGTCAGGTCGGAAAATTTGGATCCATTTTTATGGACCAAACTGGAGAATTATCTCTTGATATGACTTAGGTCGGAAAATTTGGATCCATTTTTATGGACCAAAACGTTATTGAGCAGGTCGGAAAATCCTGATCCCATCTTTATGGACCAAAAATAATCAGGTCGGTGATCCAAATTGGTCTTTTCGACGAGGTCGGTGATCCATTTTGGTCTTTTTGACCGGGTCGGGGATCACATTTTTTATGGACCAGAGTTCAGGTTGGTGATCAGGAAAGTCGGGTCGGTGATCAGGGCCAAGTCGGGGATCAGGTCGGGGATCACGGACTTTTTCCAAAAATGGTCCTAACCAGGTCGGGAATCACTGATCCCCGACCTGAAAATGGTCATTTTTGGTCCTAGACTTTTGCTTTTTGAGAAATCGTTCTTTTCTAGGTTTCGATGGTAAGGTCGCCGATCACATTTTTGGATCTTTGTAACGTTGTGAgcaaatatgtacatattgcAGAAAACCGAAAGCGAACTGTTCATGAGGGAAGTGGGAAGGAGGAAGGAAGAGGAGAGGAGGAGAGAGCAGAGAAGGCAGACGACAAAGACGATATCTTTATAAATCGGATCTAGATTTCCGACTGAATGGTCAACTGTTAATTTGAATAGTTTTATGTGTATGTCTTGTTAGTCTTGATCAACCAATATGTgcgtttgtttatatatattcaaaagaTGGAAAAGGAGGAGACAGAGGCGGAGAGGAAGCAGAAGGCAGAGAAAAAGAGAGCAAAGAAGAGAAGGGGGAAGGAGAAGAGAAGGGCGGAGGAAGAGGCAGAGGTGGAAAGACGAAGGAAGAGGCTGGAAAGGAAAGAGCGAAAGGAGAGGAAAGAGGTGAGATTAGAAAAAATATGATGCATTGGATTTCAATCTATCgtaattttcaaattatccAATGCAATAGATGGTAGTCGATGTCACCTATGTTTGTGCCACAAGGCTCTTTTATTAATCACTGTATTTATAATTGCTCTAATTTTCTGTAGCATAAGCTTGAGTAGACTGAGGAGAACGACAAGCAAACGACAAGCAAACGACAAGTGATTGATGGGACGAGCACGAAGGTTAGTATTCAAATAATATGGGTAAATACTTGAACCGATCAAGAAATAACAACACTGTATTGCTGATTTACAATTATCTTCATTGTACAGAAAGCCAGGATGAGTGGAAGCCAACAAAGGAAGAAAGAAAGGATTATGTAGAGGAGAGGCGGGAGGAAGCAATCGAGACTGAGGACGAGGAGTGGGAATCAGAAGCGGAGATGAATGTATGTAAAACTGTAAAATTTACCTTTCAATCATTCTTATAACAGAAGCAAATGTTCAGACAAATTATCCATTTTTGAATAAATCAAGTATATGATGCAGTACTTATTTCTTATAGGGATTAAATGAGCGGAATATAGAAGAGGGTCGGATGGAGGTCCAGGTCATCAGGGATCGTCCGGCAGAGGACACGCGGTTAAGACTGTGATTGTTTATAGTAGCTTGGAATAGATGTTCTTCTGCAAAGTAGAACGCTTACACAAACAATAACATGACGGTTGATATAGATCATTACTATTATTttataagaattgtacctgctgcccccattgcatgatcgtaagaggcgactaaacttgggatcttatcttttctcttctttcctgataactttcttcttcctaatgtctcccttgacaatgcctcacttttggcctttagttgagcgttcgccgctgtgcggaaggttttgggttctgtcccctagccgagacataccacagtctttaaaaatggtagttgctactcctgcttagcgctcggcatatttggagtgggacgactggttcgcccgttgtcagtataatgtgaccgggtggggtgtgctactgggtgtcttcggcagtatgcttcagtgagatagcactttaaatcggcaaaagttccggcctatcacaatggagacttaacacgaacatacggcagcctcccaaaacacacatacgcactcaccacactcatacatgtcgcacgcacgggaggccgtccttaaatgaccttagatgttaataggacgttaaacaaaataaaccaaaccaactattattttattttattttatttttttcagcaCAGGCCCAAGCGCGAGTGCCCGATGCCGGACTGCGACAAGGTGCTGGAGAACATTCCCCGGCACCTTCGTCAGGTATGTTTTcaaattttactgaaatatatcTCGAACACATGTAAGATATCATGTTTCAGGTCGACACATCGTGATCTATTTCATGGACCGTATCATTGGTCGACAATTCGTGATCCATTTTATTAGGCCCAATTGACGTCCAGTTCGACTATTTACAATAGTACCATTCATCaaagattggtttggttttgtttattttgtttaacgtcctattaacagctaaggtcatttaaggacggcctccgatgcgtgcgacatgcatgcgtgttatgagtgcgtatgtgtgttttgggagactgcggtatgttcgtgttaagtctccttgtgataggccggaacttttgccgatttaaagtgctacctcacggaagcatactgccgaagacacccagcaggacaccccacccggtcacattatactgacaacgggcgaaccagtcgttccactccaaatatgtgtgcgacatacatgcgtgtgaTGACTGTGTACAGTACTGGGAGGGTGATTTTTTACCCAAACCCTGCGGGAGCGGAACATTTTAAGCCCTATCGCTCGTATCCGCGGGATGTTCGCAGGGTGTTCGCAGGGTGCTAGCAGCGAATTCGCGGCGGGTTTGCGGCGAGTTCGCGGCGGATCCGCTCAACGAATCCGCTGTCACAGTCCTTCAATAATAGGCGACGTGGATTAAGTTTGAGCAGTCTGTCCAGGCTGTCTGTTAATTTTCTAGAAGCAGTTTTTTCAGTACAAACTgtaaatttggtttggtttagtttattttgtttaacgtcctattaacagctaaggtcatttaaggacggcctcccgtgcgtgcaacatgcatgcgtgtggtgagtgcgtatgtgtgttttgggaggctgcggtatgttcgtgttaagtctccttgtgataggccggaacttttgccgatttatagtgtacctcactgaagcgtactgccgaagacacccagcaggacaccccacccggtcacattatactgacaacgggcgaaccagtcgttccactccaaatatgctgagcgctaagcaggagtagcaactaccatttttaaagactatggtatgtctcggccaggggacagaacccaaagccttcctcacaggggcgaacactaaaggccaaaagtgaggcattgtcaagggagacattagaaagatgaaagttgtttagaaagaagagaaaagataagatcccaaatttagtcgcctcttacgatcatgcaatgggggcagcaggtacaattcttacgccctacctgcagggcactTTCATTTCGTAACAAAGTTCCACAAGATGACCGCGGTCGAGGCAGCTATCTTGTCCCCTGGAAGGATGCAGCGCATCGTCCACGAGACTGGATCTCCATCTGACCAGAATCCATCAACTTCAGAAGgtttgggtttggtttggttttgtttattttgttcaacgtcctattaacagctaaggtcatttaaggacggcctccgatgcgtgcgacatgcatgcgtgttatgagtgcgtatgtgtgttttgggaggctgtggtatgttcgtgttaagtctccttgtgataggccggaacttttgccgatttagagtgctacctcactgaagcatactgccgaagacacccagcagcacaccccacccggtcacattatactgacaacgggcgaaccagtcgtcccactccaaatttgctgagcgctaagcaggagcagcaactaccatttttaaagactctggtatgtctcggccaggggacagaactcaaagccttcctcacaggggcgaacgctcaactaaaggccaaaagtgaggcattgtcaagggagacattaggaagaagaaagttgttaagaaagaagagaaaagataagatcccaagtttagtcgcctcttacgatcatgcaatgggggcagcaggtacaattcttacgccctacctgcagggcagcgtTGATAAATGAGCAAATTGGAGTTACACTCACAAGTTATCATTATTGGCATTGTAGcgctatatttacatttgccgTTGTGGAGCTAGCATTCATAAGTTCACGAATAACAACTGAAAACAGCTCAAAGCATAGTTGAATCTTTGAGAAAAACCAACCCAATATCAACATTGTCCAGTGAGATAGCAATGTTTACCTTCTGAGAAGAGTATCAATCAAGCCACCGTCCTCGCCTATGTCCTTCAGGTCAAGGACGGTGGCTTTCGAAAGGCCCTGCGGGAGCATGGTCCGGATCCCGGTCTCGTGAGCTGCCGCTGTGTTTGCTGACTGTCGTCGACCGGTGATCCGGTTGCGGCTGTGTCGCCTACAAATGATGTTAAAAATAAAGGTCATGGCATACAATGATGTATGGTGTCTTAGAAACTTCAACAGGGTAATTGTTCATTGACGTTTAAAGAAAGTTAAAACATAACATTGTCACTTCTAGCTCACTTACGCATACTCCCGCAGGGCTTGGCCCAAGGAGGTCTTGTCGACCTCCCTCACCCCAGGCGTCCTGGCCTCCTTCATTGCCTCTCTGAACTCATCAGACTCCTTCCCAAATGAATGGATCCTGGTCAGGTGGAGATCCAGTCTCGTGGTCGAGGAGCTGCATCCCTCCAGGGGACAGCCTAGTTTTGGTGCCGTCCTTCCATTTCTCTGGTACCCCTGGAGGGAGACTTGGTTGGCTGCCTCGACCGCGGTCATGTTGTGGAACTGTGTAAAGAAATGAAGGATTTTGATGAATGGTACTTTTGTAAATAGTCGAACTGGAAGTCAATTAGACCTATTAAAAGGATCACGAATTGTCGACCAATGATACGTTCCATGAAATAGACCACGATGTGTAGATCTGAAACATGATATGTTAAATATGTTCgagatatatttcaataaaacttcaaaGACATACCTGACGAAGGTGCCGAGGAATATTCTCCAGCACCTTGTCGCAGTCCGGCATCGGACACTCGCGCTTGGGCCTATGCtgaaaaataagaataaaataatAGTAATGATCTATATCAACCgtaatgttattgtatgtgTAAGGGTTCTACTTTGCAGAAGAACGTCTATTCCGAGCTACTACAAACTATCACTTTGTCTTACCCGCGTGCCCTCTGCCGGACGTTCCACAACGTCCTGGACCTCCATCTGaccgtcatcatcatcatcttctaGCTCTTCCGATTCCTATAAGAAATAAGTACTGCATCACATACTTGATTAATACAAAAAATGAAAGTGGATAAAATGAACATTTGCTTCTGCTATAAGAATGACTAAAAGGTAAATTTAACAGTTTTACATACATTCCTGTCCTCTTCTAGCTCCTCTATATATTCTTTCTTTTCCGCCTTCGTTGGTTTCCATTCTTCCGCGCTATCTGTAAAATGAGGATAATTGTAATTCAGCAATACAGTGTTGTTGGTTCCTTATCGGTTCAAATATGTACCAATATAGCAACTTTCAGATCCCTGTCaacttattttctttcaaaCGTTCagttcaaattattttgatactAACCTTCATGGTTGTCCCAATCCTCGCTCATTTGCCCCTCGTCATTCACATCACTCCTCTCCTGATTACCCTATAGAAAATAAGATCAATTATAACTACAGTGGTTGATAAAAGAGGCCAGTGGCACAAGCGTAGGTGACATCGACAGCCATCTATTGCATTGGATAATTTGAAAAGTACGATACATTTAAATCCAATGCATCATATTTGTTCTAAACTCACCTCTTTCCTTGCTTCTTTCCTCTCCTTTTCCCGCTCCTTTCTTTCTAGCCTCTTCCTTCTTACTTCCTTCTTTCTTTCTACCTCCGCCTCTTCCTCTGCCCTTCTCCTCTGCTTCCTTCTACTCTCCTTCGCTCTCTTTCTCTCCGCCTTCTGCTTCCTCTCCGCCTCTGTCTCCTTTTCCATCATCTtttgaaaatacatatacagaaaCACATATTGTTTGATCAAGACTAACAAGGCATACGCGTATAAAACTATTACTTCGCCAAGTGAATAATGAAATCTGTgattgccctgcaggtagggcgtaagaattgtacctgctgcccccattgcatgatcgtaagaggcgactaaacttgggatcttatcttttctcttctttcctgataactttcttcttcctaatgtctcccttgacaatgcctcacttttggcctttagttgagcgttcgccgctgtgaggaaggttttgggttctgtcccctagccgagacataccacagtctttaaaaatggtagttgctactcctgcttagcgctcggcgtatttggagtgggacgactggttcgcccgttgtcagtataatgtgaccgggtggggtgtactgctgggtgtcttcggcagtatgcttcagtgagatagcactttaaatcggcaaaagttccggcctatcacaaggagacttaacacgaacatactgcagcctcccaaaacacacatacgcactcaccacactcatacatgtcgcacgcacgggaggccgtccttaaatgaccttagatgttaataggacgttaaacaaaataaaccaaaagaAACCAAACGAAATCTGTGACTTAGTCACGGATCGGAAATCTAGATCCGATTCATTCTGACGACAGTGTGTTTTTACGTTGATCCATGCAAGTTATGTGGAATTTATTCCTGCTGTCCTTTCAGATAACGTCCATTTCACCACTTACCTTTCTCTTCTTAACCACCTCTTCTTTCTCCGTCCTATGATTGACATCCCCCTCCTCTGTCTGCTtcctctcctcctcctcctgtCCCGTCTTCTCCCCCGCTGTCTGATtcctctcctcctcctcctgtCCCGTCTTCTCCCCCATCTCTCTTTCCTGCCTCTCCCTATCTTTCTTCTCctttttcatcttttaaatatatgtataaaaacgCACATATAGATTGATATTGAATTAATTTCTGCTTTCATGGCGCTGCCAGTTGAAGGATGCGGATAGAAACTCCACGAATTTCCCCAAAGAACAGAGGTAGATCTTCACCGTCTTCGGTTTCAGACTAAATgaagaagaaaagaaatatatatcattgtttgtcATGCAAAATGAAATAAGCATATGTATCTATCaatatataaccttaccaatTGTAAGCGGGTGCTATCCGCCCATGGCTGTCAAATGGAGTATGAATATGACATTAAATAAATCTAGGTTATAAATGAATGCATAATAAATACGTTGTAATACAAAGTTGAATTGAACCAATGATTTGTAAAATCTTGACGGGTATTATACTGTACCCCCTACTAAGGTGTGGGAATTTGAATTCCGTTgataaatgtttggtttggtttggtttggtttatttagtttaacgtcctattaacatctaaggtcatttaaggacggcctcccgtgcatgcgacatgcatgtgtgtggtgagtgcgtatgtgtattttgggaggctgcggtatgttcgtgttaagtctccttgtgataggccggatcttttggcgatttagagtgctacctcactgaagcatactgccgaagacacccagcagcacaccccacccggtcacattatactgacaacgggcgaaccagtcgtcccactcctaatttgctgagcgctaagcaggagcagcaactaccatttttaggtcatctgacccaaagggtcaggatgacccatagtcatcgtgcttcgtccgtcgtcgtccgccgtgcgccgtgcgtcgtgcgccgtgcgccgtgcgccgtccataaactttttctttcaaaacgctactcctccttaacccttgggtggattacttccaaatttagtttgaagcatcattgggggagggcaatcatattttatataaatgaggctggtctgacccctggggccagaagggcggggccccaaaaagggaacttaggtgaatattgctataaaatcctactcctcctttacccttgggtggattacaactaaatttggtgtgaaacatcattgggggagggcggtcatattttatataaatgaagttggtgtgacccctggggcctgaggggcggggccccaaaaggggaactttgatgaaattttgctataaaattctactcctccttaaccctttagtggatttcaaccagatatgttgtgaaacatcatttggggagggcggtcatattttatataaatgaggctggtgtgaccactagggcctgaggggcggggccccaaaaggggaactttgatgaaattttgctataaaatcctactcctccttaaccctttagtggatttcaaccagatatgttgtgaaacatcatttagggagggcggtcatattttatataaatgaagttggtgtgacccctggggcctgaagggcggggccccaaaaggggaactttgatgaaattttgctataaaatcctactcctccttaaccctttagtggatttcaaccagatatgttgtgaaacatcatttggggagggcggtcatattttatataagtgAGGCTAGTGtaacccctggggcctgaggggtggggccccaaatggggaactttg
This genomic stretch from Pecten maximus chromosome 16, xPecMax1.1, whole genome shotgun sequence harbors:
- the LOC117344668 gene encoding vicilin-like seed storage protein At2g18540, with the protein product MKKEKKDRERQEREMGEKTGQEEEERNQTAGEKTGQEEEERKQTEEGDVNHRTEKEEVVKKRKMMEKETEAERKQKAERKRAKESRRKQRRRAEEEAEVERKKEVRRKRLERKEREKERKEARKEGNQERSDVNDEGQMSEDWDNHEDSAEEWKPTKAEKKEYIEELEEDRNESEELEDDDDDGQMEVQDVVERPAEGTRVRQSDSL